Proteins encoded by one window of Dehalococcoidales bacterium:
- a CDS encoding FeoB small GTPase domain-containing protein: MNKKRITVALVGNPNSGKTTLFNSLTGSTQHVGNWPGVTVEKKEGTCSSGEYEIKVVDLPGVYSLTAYSPDEVIARKFIIEEKPDVVVDIVDASNLERNLYLSVQLMELDVPVLLALNMMDEAENRNHKIDIKKLSEGMGLPVVPMVANKSKGVADLLAAVVKIVEDKNPRTGVKIEYGRDVEKQIGVLEKALSESPHAGKYSPHWLAIKLLEGDEEIIKKFEGVPNVK; encoded by the coding sequence ATGAATAAAAAGCGAATCACCGTCGCTTTGGTCGGTAATCCCAACTCGGGAAAGACGACTCTGTTTAACAGCCTGACCGGTTCAACGCAGCATGTCGGGAACTGGCCGGGCGTAACGGTTGAGAAAAAAGAGGGCACCTGCTCTTCGGGCGAATATGAAATCAAGGTGGTTGATTTGCCCGGTGTTTACAGCCTGACAGCTTATTCGCCGGATGAAGTGATTGCCAGAAAATTTATTATCGAGGAAAAACCGGATGTAGTCGTAGACATTGTAGATGCTTCCAATTTGGAAAGAAATCTCTATCTTTCGGTGCAGTTAATGGAACTTGATGTTCCCGTACTGCTGGCCTTGAATATGATGGATGAAGCGGAAAATCGAAACCACAAAATCGATATCAAAAAATTATCTGAAGGAATGGGGCTTCCCGTTGTACCGATGGTCGCCAATAAAAGTAAAGGGGTTGCCGATTTGCTGGCGGCGGTTGTAAAAATCGTTGAAGATAAAAACCCGCGCACCGGCGTTAAAATCGAATACGGTCGGGATGTCGAAAAGCAGATAGGGGTGCTTGAGAAGGCATTGTCCGAAAGCCCTCATGCCGGTAAATATTCACCGCACTGGCTGGCAATTAAGCTGCTTGAGGGTGATGAGGAGATAATCAAGAAATTCGAAGGGGTGCCCAATGTCAAATGA